One part of the Mangrovibacillus cuniculi genome encodes these proteins:
- the yhaM gene encoding 3'-5' exoribonuclease YhaM: MEYNVGEQVQLYLLVKSQTKGIASNGKAFLTLILQDKSGDIEAKFWDASSEDEQTYQPQTIVQVAGEIHEYRGRLQLKLKQIRPTNEQDGVEVGDLLERAPLAVKEMQDIVTQYIFDMKSPAIQRITRHLVKKVEKDFFLYPAATKNHHEFVSGLAYHVVSMLKLAKSIADLYPSLDRDLLYAGVILHDLGKVQELSGPVATSYTVEGNLLGHINIMVEQISQAAIELSIEGEEVMILKHLVLSHHGKAEWGSPKPPMVKEAEILHYIDNIDAKMNMLDRALERVKPGEFSERVFALDNRNFYKPTFHN; the protein is encoded by the coding sequence ATGGAATATAACGTTGGTGAACAAGTCCAATTATACTTATTGGTCAAATCACAAACAAAAGGAATTGCAAGTAACGGTAAGGCATTTCTGACGTTAATTTTACAAGATAAATCAGGTGACATTGAAGCAAAGTTTTGGGATGCTTCTTCAGAAGATGAGCAAACGTACCAACCGCAAACAATTGTTCAAGTAGCTGGTGAGATTCATGAATACAGAGGACGCTTGCAGTTAAAGTTGAAACAAATTAGACCTACAAACGAGCAAGATGGTGTGGAAGTAGGGGATTTATTAGAACGAGCTCCTCTTGCAGTAAAAGAAATGCAAGATATTGTCACGCAATATATCTTTGATATGAAGAGTCCTGCGATTCAACGAATTACTAGACATTTAGTCAAAAAAGTAGAGAAAGATTTTTTCTTGTACCCAGCTGCAACAAAGAATCATCATGAATTTGTATCAGGTTTAGCATATCATGTGGTCTCCATGTTGAAGTTAGCTAAGTCAATTGCAGATTTATATCCTTCGTTAGATAGAGATTTACTTTACGCAGGAGTGATATTACATGACTTAGGGAAGGTACAAGAGCTGTCAGGCCCTGTAGCTACAAGTTATACAGTAGAAGGAAATCTATTAGGACATATTAACATCATGGTGGAGCAAATTAGTCAAGCTGCGATCGAGCTGTCGATTGAAGGAGAAGAAGTGATGATCTTAAAGCACCTTGTCTTAAGTCATCATGGTAAAGCTGAGTGGGGCTCACCAAAACCACCGATGGTAAAAGAAGCAGAAATCTTACATTATATTGATAATATTGATGCGAAGATGAATATGCTAGACCGAGCTTTAGAGCGCGTGAAACCAGGAGAGTTTTCTGAAAGAGTGTTTGCACTAGATAACCGAAATTTTTACAAACCAACTTTTCATAATTAA
- a CDS encoding sporulation YhaL family protein, with the protein MTLPFWIYFVVAGIVFSAIMAVRSAREERDEEHAWIEKEGEVYLERIEEERSKKREHVGSN; encoded by the coding sequence ATGACACTACCATTTTGGATTTATTTCGTTGTAGCAGGGATCGTATTTAGTGCCATCATGGCAGTTCGCTCAGCTAGGGAAGAACGAGATGAGGAACATGCTTGGATAGAGAAAGAGGGAGAAGTTTATTTAGAGCGTATAGAAGAGGAAAGAAGTAAAAAGAGAGAGCATGTTGGTAGTAACTAA
- a CDS encoding peptidylprolyl isomerase gives MKKFVLSLSLAAGVIGLAACNGGDGEVLVSTSAGDVTKEELYSELKTVAGQQALQQLVIEKVLADKYEVTEEEVNAKVEEVKQELGANFEMALAQSGLADEDALKETFRTGMLQEKAAIADIEVTEEEVKEFYENQKPEIQASHILVADMDTAKEVQGKIDAGGDFAELAKEYSTDPGSAENGGDLGFFGTGVMDPAFEEAAYALEVGEVSEPVETQFGVHIIKLTDKKEKQPFEEVKEKMENDLKVSKLTPDVIQAAMARELKAAKVDIKDEDLKTALDQYLNFEAPAEGGEGQGGQEEGQTSEESTEEK, from the coding sequence ATGAAGAAGTTTGTATTATCTCTTTCTTTAGCAGCGGGTGTAATTGGACTAGCTGCATGTAACGGAGGAGACGGTGAAGTACTTGTTTCCACAAGTGCAGGAGATGTAACAAAAGAGGAATTATATAGCGAACTAAAAACAGTTGCAGGCCAACAAGCTCTTCAACAACTAGTAATTGAAAAAGTCTTAGCAGACAAGTATGAAGTAACAGAAGAAGAAGTAAATGCAAAAGTAGAAGAAGTGAAACAAGAACTAGGCGCAAACTTCGAGATGGCTTTGGCACAAAGTGGTCTTGCTGACGAAGATGCATTAAAAGAAACATTCCGTACTGGTATGCTTCAAGAGAAAGCTGCAATTGCAGACATTGAAGTAACAGAAGAAGAAGTAAAAGAATTTTATGAAAATCAAAAGCCTGAAATTCAAGCTAGCCACATCCTAGTAGCAGATATGGATACTGCAAAAGAAGTTCAAGGTAAAATTGATGCTGGTGGAGACTTCGCTGAGCTTGCAAAAGAGTACTCTACTGACCCAGGAAGCGCTGAGAATGGTGGAGACCTTGGATTCTTTGGAACAGGTGTAATGGATCCTGCGTTTGAAGAAGCGGCATACGCGCTAGAAGTTGGTGAAGTGAGCGAACCAGTTGAAACTCAATTTGGCGTCCACATCATTAAATTAACAGATAAAAAAGAAAAACAGCCATTTGAAGAAGTAAAAGAAAAAATGGAAAACGACTTAAAAGTTTCTAAATTAACTCCAGACGTAATCCAAGCTGCTATGGCTCGTGAATTAAAAGCAGCTAAAGTAGATATTAAAGATGAAGATCTAAAAACGGCTCTAGATCAATATCTAAACTTCGAAGCACCTGCTGAAGGTGGAGAAGGTCAAGGTGGACAAGAAGAAGGTCAAACTTCTGAAGAATCTACTGAAGAAAAGTAA
- a CDS encoding YjcZ family sporulation protein — protein sequence MGNSYNAGFALLVVLFILLIIVGAAYLN from the coding sequence ATGGGAAACTCATATAATGCTGGTTTTGCGTTACTTGTAGTTCTGTTTATCTTATTAATCATTGTTGGAGCAGCTTATTTAAACTAA
- a CDS encoding YjcZ family sporulation protein codes for MGGQYGSGFALIVVLFILLIIVGAAWL; via the coding sequence ATGGGTGGACAATACGGAAGTGGTTTCGCGTTAATCGTTGTTCTTTTCATTCTTTTAATCATCGTTGGAGCAGCTTGGTTGTAA
- a CDS encoding YjcZ family sporulation protein: MSHGYNSGFALVVVLFILLIIIGAAWLY, encoded by the coding sequence ATGTCACACGGATACAATTCTGGTTTCGCTTTAGTGGTTGTTCTTTTCATTCTATTAATCATCATCGGTGCAGCTTGGTTATACTAA
- a CDS encoding DUF3267 domain-containing protein codes for MHCYQPYRKQKVHSKDRMIIWSLLIAVITFCVIYVPVHLWSQTPNRDDHVLILIIGLILLYPLHKFFHILPIIHLWHDMKFSWSTLGKFVPLLTIQVRKPLVKWHYLTSLMFPLLINSLILSSLTFAFPAYSHYFTILQAVHFGICAQDLFILKSIVTCPNASYIEENSIGFEVLVNEAS; via the coding sequence GTGCACTGTTATCAACCTTATCGTAAACAAAAAGTTCATTCAAAAGATCGCATGATTATCTGGTCCCTGCTTATTGCAGTAATAACTTTTTGTGTCATATATGTACCTGTCCATCTTTGGAGTCAAACACCAAATAGAGATGACCATGTTCTAATTCTTATTATTGGGCTTATACTATTATATCCCCTTCACAAGTTTTTTCATATATTACCCATCATTCATTTATGGCATGATATGAAATTTTCTTGGTCAACGTTAGGTAAATTTGTTCCACTCTTAACAATACAGGTTAGAAAACCGTTAGTTAAATGGCATTACTTAACTAGTCTTATGTTCCCATTACTAATAAACAGTTTAATTCTTAGCTCGCTAACTTTTGCTTTTCCAGCATATTCACATTATTTCACTATTTTACAAGCTGTCCATTTTGGAATATGTGCACAAGATTTATTTATTTTAAAATCCATTGTTACGTGCCCTAACGCTTCTTATATAGAAGAAAACAGTATAGGCTTTGAAGTTTTAGTTAACGAAGCATCTTGA